In Magnetococcales bacterium, a genomic segment contains:
- a CDS encoding (2Fe-2S) ferredoxin domain-containing protein has translation MTGSLPNSREVMLLVCTKERISSSNPSCGQRGSQALVTLLVDAIAQRHWPIPVKLISCFGECAKGPNVRIAPGGEMFHAVGPEDVPNILAAIEKFAGFS, from the coding sequence ATGACCGGTTCTTTGCCGAATTCACGGGAAGTCATGTTGCTGGTTTGTACCAAGGAGCGAATTTCATCGTCAAATCCTTCTTGTGGTCAGCGGGGCAGTCAGGCATTGGTCACTCTGTTGGTCGATGCCATTGCCCAACGTCACTGGCCCATTCCTGTGAAGCTGATTTCCTGTTTTGGTGAATGTGCCAAGGGACCCAATGTACGCATTGCCCCGGGGGGGGAGATGTTTCACGCCGTCGGTCCTGAGGATGTGCCCAACATTCTGGCTGCAATTGAAAAGTTTGCCGGATTCTCCTGA